One part of the Mobula birostris isolate sMobBir1 chromosome 17, sMobBir1.hap1, whole genome shotgun sequence genome encodes these proteins:
- the gramd2b gene encoding GRAM domain-containing protein 2B isoform X2 — MTEQSLNSITEDEQKTTRTHNKKDSKNVYLNSEPENAGLEEKTKKSGKSLNQQLQSLNLDAEIFETKKKTGLTRSKTYDAVFPSGPTDYETKLERKKHSNPSKTNATYHKIFKDIEKDESLKQSFTCALQKDILYQGKLFVSENWICFNSKVFGRDIKITIPTFSVTQIKKHKTALLVPNALCISTEFEKFMFVSLLSRDATYKLLKSVCLHLEERSDDISPNPPLTENNLRAERPTSLPIDFNIEDLTDFPTVCRRRELEQFSSSGSQTPESENSQEFNSATQALLKVEKNAIPVRADVHVKEMSDVRRSYHESRHSVVWGLLHKVRVNGEQHLSVTTLLVLYLVIVIVLVLSSFYMGIKICALEQRLASLGALPEYQAHHKGPEGYNSIKHYYKVLTHCTCSAYEAKTSHQMCCEARSCTDTTKSNQVLEISGRTVCS, encoded by the exons CTCAGAGCCGGAAAATGCAGGGTTGGAAGAGAAGACGAAGAAAAGTGGCAAGTCGCTTAATCAACAGTTACAGTCTCTGAACCTGGATGCAGAAATCTTTGAAACTAAAAAGAAAACTGGTCTAACCAG ATCAAAGACTTATGATGCAGTCTTTCCATCCGGTCCCACAGACTATGAAACAAAGCTTGAAAGAAAAAAACATTCCAAT CCTTCGAAGACAAATGCAACCTATCATAAGATCTTTAAAGACATTGAAAAGGATGAATCATTAAAACAGA gTTTTACTTGTGCTTTACAAAAGGACATTCTATACCAAGGGAAATTGTTTGTGTCTGAAAACTGGATTTGCTTTAATTCCAAAGTCTTTGGAAGAGATATAAAG ATTACAATACCTACCTTTTCTGTGACTCAGATTAAGAAACACAAAACTGCTTTGCTGGTGCCAAATGCCCTGTGCATATCAACTGAATTTGAAAAG TTTATGTTTGTTTCATTGCTGTCCAGGGATGCAACCTACAAGCTTCTGAAATCTGTTTGTTTACATCTGGAG GAGCGATCTGATGATATCAGTCCAAATCCACCCCTTACTGAAAATAATCTCAGAGCTGAGCGCCCAACATCTTTGCCTATA GATTTCAATATAGAAGATTTGACAGACTTTCCAACAGTATGCAGAAGACGGGAATTGGAGCAATTCAGCAGTTCTGGTTCTCAGACTCCAGAGTCTGAAAATTCCCAAG AATTTAACAGTGCAACCCAAGCATTATTGAAAGTGGAAAAGAATGCCATTCCTGTGCGTGCTGACGTTCACGTGAAAGAAATGTCTGATGTGAGGAGAAGCTATCATGAGAGCA GACATTCGGTGGTGTGGGGTCTATTACACAAAGTAAGAGTGAATGGTGAACAGCATCTGTCAGTAACTACCTTACTGGTGCTTTATCTGGTCAT AGTCATCGTGTTAGTCCTTTCATCTTTCTATATGGGCATAAAAATCTGTGCGTTGGAGCAGCGCCTAGCATCACTGGGAGCACTGCCAGAATATCAGGCACACCACAAAGG CCCAGAAGGATACAACAGCATTAAGCACTACTACAAGGTCCTTACTCACTGTACATGCTCAGCATACGAAGCGAAGACCAGTCACCAAATGTGTTGTGAAGCCAGGAGCTGCACAGACACCACTAAGAGCAATCAGGTGCTAGAGATTAGTGGGCGTACAGTGTGTTCCTGA
- the gramd2b gene encoding GRAM domain-containing protein 2B isoform X1, which yields MQQSLICRRKSAEILKLASKSPRIGETSMNAGSSEPENAGLEEKTKKSGKSLNQQLQSLNLDAEIFETKKKTGLTRSKTYDAVFPSGPTDYETKLERKKHSNPSKTNATYHKIFKDIEKDESLKQSFTCALQKDILYQGKLFVSENWICFNSKVFGRDIKITIPTFSVTQIKKHKTALLVPNALCISTEFEKFMFVSLLSRDATYKLLKSVCLHLEERSDDISPNPPLTENNLRAERPTSLPIDFNIEDLTDFPTVCRRRELEQFSSSGSQTPESENSQEFNSATQALLKVEKNAIPVRADVHVKEMSDVRRSYHESRHSVVWGLLHKVRVNGEQHLSVTTLLVLYLVIVIVLVLSSFYMGIKICALEQRLASLGALPEYQAHHKGPEGYNSIKHYYKVLTHCTCSAYEAKTSHQMCCEARSCTDTTKSNQVLEISGRTVCS from the exons CTCAGAGCCGGAAAATGCAGGGTTGGAAGAGAAGACGAAGAAAAGTGGCAAGTCGCTTAATCAACAGTTACAGTCTCTGAACCTGGATGCAGAAATCTTTGAAACTAAAAAGAAAACTGGTCTAACCAG ATCAAAGACTTATGATGCAGTCTTTCCATCCGGTCCCACAGACTATGAAACAAAGCTTGAAAGAAAAAAACATTCCAAT CCTTCGAAGACAAATGCAACCTATCATAAGATCTTTAAAGACATTGAAAAGGATGAATCATTAAAACAGA gTTTTACTTGTGCTTTACAAAAGGACATTCTATACCAAGGGAAATTGTTTGTGTCTGAAAACTGGATTTGCTTTAATTCCAAAGTCTTTGGAAGAGATATAAAG ATTACAATACCTACCTTTTCTGTGACTCAGATTAAGAAACACAAAACTGCTTTGCTGGTGCCAAATGCCCTGTGCATATCAACTGAATTTGAAAAG TTTATGTTTGTTTCATTGCTGTCCAGGGATGCAACCTACAAGCTTCTGAAATCTGTTTGTTTACATCTGGAG GAGCGATCTGATGATATCAGTCCAAATCCACCCCTTACTGAAAATAATCTCAGAGCTGAGCGCCCAACATCTTTGCCTATA GATTTCAATATAGAAGATTTGACAGACTTTCCAACAGTATGCAGAAGACGGGAATTGGAGCAATTCAGCAGTTCTGGTTCTCAGACTCCAGAGTCTGAAAATTCCCAAG AATTTAACAGTGCAACCCAAGCATTATTGAAAGTGGAAAAGAATGCCATTCCTGTGCGTGCTGACGTTCACGTGAAAGAAATGTCTGATGTGAGGAGAAGCTATCATGAGAGCA GACATTCGGTGGTGTGGGGTCTATTACACAAAGTAAGAGTGAATGGTGAACAGCATCTGTCAGTAACTACCTTACTGGTGCTTTATCTGGTCAT AGTCATCGTGTTAGTCCTTTCATCTTTCTATATGGGCATAAAAATCTGTGCGTTGGAGCAGCGCCTAGCATCACTGGGAGCACTGCCAGAATATCAGGCACACCACAAAGG CCCAGAAGGATACAACAGCATTAAGCACTACTACAAGGTCCTTACTCACTGTACATGCTCAGCATACGAAGCGAAGACCAGTCACCAAATGTGTTGTGAAGCCAGGAGCTGCACAGACACCACTAAGAGCAATCAGGTGCTAGAGATTAGTGGGCGTACAGTGTGTTCCTGA